The genome window GGTCCAGCCCCTGGTAGCGCACATAGGCCCGGAACAGGAGGGCATCGCGGATCAGGCCGGCCTTCTGGAGCGCCTCGGCCACCTCCATCACGGACTGGCCGGGGCGAATCCCAAAGGTCACCGGAGTGGGATCGACGCCCGCTGGCTGCTGCAGATCGCCCTGTCGAAACAGGAGATACAGCCCCAGCCCCCAATCCACGGGGGATCCCCGGAGGGCGGGGCCGGAGGGCGAAGCATTTCGGTTCAGGCGAGGGAGCAGTGCTGCGCCGGTGGCCCCGCAGAAGAAGACAACGGCGCCGATAGCCACCAGCCAGCGCCAGGCGGAGCGGCGAGGATGTTTTCGGGACATGGATGGATCCCCCAATAAGGGATTACGCCGTCGACCTCCTCCGAAGAGCCTCGGAAGCCCGGCCGGCTCAGCCTCCAGGAGTTCCGTCTTTTCCCTTCCGGTGACTCAGCGGATCCGTTGCGCCTCCAGGTAATCCTGAAGGATCACAGCGGCGGCCTCCGCATCGATGGGTTCGCGGCGACGTTGCCCGCGCATGGCGCGGTAAGCTTCCGCCGTGACTGTGGAGAGCCGCTCATCCCACAGGACGATGGGGACGGGGAGGCTTCGCGCCAGGGCTTCCACTTCCCGGCGGACCCAGCGGGCCTGGGGGCCCTCCTCGCCGGAAAGGCTGCGCGGGAAGCCCACCACGATCCGCTCCACTTCGTGGTCCGCGATGAGGCGAAGGAGCGCCTGGATCACGGCTTTTCGGGAAGTTCGGGTCAGGATCATCAGCGGGCG of Thermoflexus sp. contains these proteins:
- the ruvX gene encoding Holliday junction resolvase RuvX, with protein sequence MGRVMALDLGEKRIGVAISDPTHTIARPLMILTRTSRKAVIQALLRLIADHEVERIVVGFPRSLSGEEGPQARWVRREVEALARSLPVPIVLWDERLSTVTAEAYRAMRGQRRREPIDAEAAAVILQDYLEAQRIR